A single genomic interval of Candidatus Desulfofervidus auxilii harbors:
- a CDS encoding HAD family hydrolase, protein MREKNQAVFLDRDGTINEEMGYINHPDRLIILPKVPEAIRLLKEHHFKVILITNQSGAAKGYFPLSFIEEIHALLQEKLNKYGANLDAIYYCPHHPEAVIPELRKNCFCRKPNPGLIYQAQKEFDLDLKKSYTVGDRFIDIELAYKAGTKSILVMTGYGKGELKFIAPKHPLTPHFIAKDLYEAAKWIIKDAGLND, encoded by the coding sequence ATGCGAGAAAAAAATCAAGCAGTTTTTTTAGACAGAGATGGAACAATCAATGAGGAAATGGGATATATCAATCATCCAGATAGACTTATTATTTTACCAAAAGTTCCAGAAGCTATTCGTTTACTTAAAGAACATCATTTTAAAGTGATCCTTATTACTAATCAAAGTGGAGCAGCTAAAGGTTATTTTCCTTTAAGTTTTATTGAAGAGATTCATGCTCTTTTGCAAGAAAAATTAAATAAATATGGTGCTAATTTAGATGCCATTTATTATTGCCCTCATCATCCTGAAGCAGTAATACCTGAATTAAGGAAAAATTGTTTTTGTCGTAAACCAAATCCTGGTTTAATTTATCAAGCACAAAAGGAATTTGATCTTGATTTAAAAAAATCCTATACAGTAGGAGATCGTTTTATAGATATTGAGCTTGCTTATAAAGCAGGCACAAAGAGCATTTTAGTTATGACAGGCTATGGTAAAGGAGAATTGAAATTTATTGCTCCAAAACATCCTCTTACTCCCCATTTTATAGCAAAAGACCTTTATGAAGCTGCTAAATGGATTATAAAAGATGCGGGTCTTAATGATTAA
- a CDS encoding glycosyltransferase family 9 protein codes for MIKLSSFGDIIHTLPALNALKKAYPEAEIDWITEETGYSFLYGHPYLRKILLFPRHTLTKKLKKSQLLEIIKEIIILRKKLKNNYDLIIDFQGLLKSGFIAFLAEGKEKIGFANSRERGFFFFFTKKIKTNYQEHAILRYLKLLNCAGIPVSFKDISFPLPPVSNVSFDIKQPYIVINPVTRWESKMWFLEKWTALGKALLNLGYEVVFTGQKKDKEYIKFICQNIGSSINLAGRTDLKSLIPLYEKAHLVISLDTGTLHLAVATGTPTISLFGPTAPWRTGPFGKGHIVFFKKLSCQPCFKRKCKTRECMKKIEVEEIISAVKEREVNNAY; via the coding sequence ATGATTAAATTAAGCTCCTTTGGGGATATTATTCATACATTACCAGCTTTAAATGCGTTAAAAAAAGCTTATCCTGAGGCTGAAATTGATTGGATAACAGAAGAAACAGGATATTCATTTCTTTATGGGCATCCTTATTTGAGAAAAATTTTACTTTTTCCAAGACATACCTTGACTAAGAAGTTAAAAAAGTCTCAATTATTAGAAATAATAAAAGAAATTATTATTTTGCGAAAAAAATTAAAAAATAATTATGATTTAATTATAGACTTTCAAGGACTTTTAAAAAGCGGCTTTATTGCCTTTTTAGCAGAAGGAAAAGAAAAAATAGGGTTTGCTAATAGTCGTGAAAGGGGATTTTTTTTCTTTTTTACAAAAAAAATTAAAACTAATTATCAAGAACATGCTATATTGCGATATTTAAAACTTTTAAATTGTGCTGGCATTCCTGTCTCTTTTAAAGATATTTCATTTCCTCTTCCACCAGTATCAAATGTTTCATTTGATATAAAACAACCCTATATTGTTATTAATCCAGTAACACGCTGGGAAAGTAAAATGTGGTTTTTAGAAAAATGGACAGCTCTTGGAAAAGCACTTTTAAATTTAGGTTATGAGGTTGTTTTTACTGGTCAAAAAAAAGATAAAGAATATATTAAATTTATTTGTCAAAATATAGGCTCTAGTATAAATTTAGCAGGAAGAACAGATTTAAAAAGTTTAATTCCTCTTTATGAAAAAGCTCATCTTGTCATTTCTTTAGACACAGGTACCTTACATCTAGCTGTTGCTACAGGCACACCAACTATTTCTCTTTTTGGCCCTACAGCTCCTTGGCGCACTGGGCCTTTTGGTAAAGGTCATATAGTATTTTTTAAAAAGTTATCTTGCCAACCCTGTTTTAAAAGAAAATGTAAGACCCGAGAATGTATGAAAAAAATTGAAGTAGAAGAAATTATTTCTGCAGTAAAAGAAAGGGAGGTTAATAATGCCTATTAA
- a CDS encoding Trm112 family protein has protein sequence MPINEELLKILACPKCKGDIKYVEKSDHGEGLICEKCRLFYPIKEDIPIMLIEEAIPLDNLSFYNKD, from the coding sequence ATGCCTATTAATGAAGAATTGCTTAAGATTCTTGCTTGTCCAAAATGCAAGGGAGATATTAAATATGTAGAAAAAAGTGATCATGGGGAAGGACTTATTTGTGAAAAATGTCGTTTATTTTATCCTATAAAGGAAGATATCCCCATTATGCTTATTGAAGAAGCTATTCCATTAGATAATTTGTCCTTTTACAACAAAGATTAA
- a CDS encoding YIP1 family protein, with amino-acid sequence MLENMENFTQRIFRAIQLEVALYEEVEADEGALPQAMFVVVLSSLASGVGTTEQSIIGIFWGTIIALISWFIWAYLIYFIGTKWLPELQTQSSPREMLRVLGFASAPGIFRILGVISSLKEIVFFITAIWMIMAMIIAVRQALDYKSTLRAAIVCLIAWLIQAIIFILLLIFVVKGQII; translated from the coding sequence ATGTTAGAAAATATGGAAAATTTTACACAGCGTATTTTTCGGGCTATACAACTTGAAGTAGCACTTTATGAAGAAGTAGAGGCAGATGAAGGGGCTTTACCTCAGGCAATGTTTGTAGTTGTACTTTCAAGTTTAGCTAGTGGTGTAGGAACGACTGAACAAAGCATAATAGGAATATTTTGGGGAACAATAATTGCTCTAATAAGTTGGTTTATTTGGGCTTATCTAATTTATTTTATTGGTACAAAATGGTTACCTGAACTGCAAACCCAATCAAGTCCAAGAGAGATGCTTCGGGTACTTGGTTTTGCTAGTGCTCCTGGTATTTTTAGAATTTTAGGAGTAATATCTTCTTTAAAAGAAATTGTCTTTTTTATTACGGCTATTTGGATGATAATGGCAATGATAATAGCAGTAAGGCAAGCATTAGATTATAAAAGCACTTTAAGAGCAGCAATTGTTTGTCTTATTGCATGGTTAATACAAGCAATAATCTTTATCTTACTTTTAATCTTTGTTGTAAAAGGACAAATTATCTAA
- the ppsA gene encoding phosphoenolpyruvate synthase, which yields MQKDKPFILWFDEISIKDVPLVGGKNASLGEMFQKLKPAGVNVPGGFAITAAAYKYFIEKAGIFKEIKEILDSLDIHNIEDLRQKGKAVRELIRNAPLPEDLMQQIVENYKKLSANYGEAMIDVAVRSSATAEDLPDASFAGQQETFLNIRGEERLLQACRECFASLFTDRAISYRTDKGFGHFDVYLSIAIQKMVRSDAASSGVMFTLDTESGFKDVVFITAAYGLGENIVQGKVNPDEYYVFKPTLHLGKRPVLSKTMGSKEIKMVYTEDGKSVKNIPTTDEERHRFVLTDDEILLLAKWACKIEEHYGKPMDIEWAKDGDGKSVGTGEFFIVQARPETVHALKDYSFIENYVLKEKYYELEKIGKVLCKGLAVGSKIGQGKAHIIASAEHIAEFKPGEVLVTEMTDPDWEPIMKVASAIVTNRGGRTCHAAIVSRELGIPCVIGTGDATEIIKDGQEITVDCSEGEVGYVYDGIIPFEIEHIDLKTLPKTKTKVMMNVGIPEKAFLQGQIPCDGVGLAREEFIINSHIGIHPLALIHFEELKKQATTDPQIAKIVAEIEEKTKGYPNKEAYFVEKLASGIARIAAAFYPNDVIVRLSDFKTNEYANLIGGQLYEPHEHNPMIGWRGASRYYDEKFKPAFGLECKAILKARNEMGLTNIKVMIPFCRTPEEGKKVIEAMKEFGLVQGENGLEIYVMCEIPSNVVLADEFAKIFDGFSIGSNDLTQLTLGLDRDSELVSYLYDERNEAVKRLISQVIKVAREKNRKIGICGQAPSDFPEFTEFLVKCGINSISLNPDVVVKTKLLIAKIEKELGMAES from the coding sequence ATGCAAAAGGATAAGCCCTTTATTCTTTGGTTTGATGAGATTTCTATTAAGGATGTCCCATTAGTAGGTGGTAAAAATGCTTCTTTAGGAGAAATGTTTCAAAAATTAAAACCAGCTGGTGTTAATGTACCTGGAGGTTTTGCTATTACAGCAGCTGCTTACAAATATTTTATTGAAAAAGCAGGAATTTTTAAAGAAATTAAAGAAATTTTAGATAGTCTTGATATACATAATATTGAAGATTTACGTCAAAAAGGAAAGGCTGTTAGGGAATTAATTCGTAATGCTCCTTTACCAGAAGATTTAATGCAACAAATTGTTGAAAATTATAAAAAGCTTTCTGCAAATTATGGAGAAGCTATGATAGATGTAGCTGTTCGCTCTTCAGCAACAGCAGAAGACCTCCCTGATGCTTCCTTTGCTGGTCAGCAGGAAACTTTTTTAAATATTCGAGGAGAAGAAAGATTATTACAAGCTTGTCGAGAATGTTTTGCCAGTCTTTTTACTGACAGGGCTATTTCTTATAGAACAGATAAAGGATTTGGTCATTTTGATGTTTACCTTTCCATTGCTATACAAAAAATGGTGCGTAGTGATGCTGCTAGTTCAGGAGTGATGTTCACTTTAGATACAGAAAGTGGCTTTAAAGACGTGGTTTTCATTACAGCTGCTTATGGTCTTGGTGAGAATATTGTGCAAGGAAAAGTAAATCCTGATGAATATTATGTTTTTAAACCTACCCTACATTTGGGTAAGCGTCCTGTTTTAAGTAAGACTATGGGTTCAAAAGAGATAAAAATGGTTTATACAGAAGATGGAAAATCTGTTAAAAATATTCCAACTACTGATGAGGAAAGGCATAGGTTTGTTTTAACTGATGATGAAATTTTACTTTTAGCTAAATGGGCATGTAAAATTGAGGAACACTATGGAAAACCTATGGATATTGAATGGGCAAAGGATGGTGATGGAAAGAGTGTAGGTACTGGAGAATTTTTTATTGTACAGGCTAGGCCTGAAACTGTTCATGCTTTAAAGGATTATTCTTTTATTGAAAATTATGTGCTTAAAGAAAAATATTATGAATTAGAAAAAATAGGTAAAGTACTTTGTAAAGGTTTAGCAGTAGGAAGCAAAATCGGTCAAGGCAAAGCCCATATTATTGCTTCTGCTGAGCATATTGCTGAGTTTAAACCAGGTGAAGTATTAGTAACTGAAATGACTGATCCAGATTGGGAACCTATTATGAAAGTAGCATCAGCTATTGTCACTAATCGTGGTGGGCGTACTTGCCATGCGGCTATTGTTTCTCGTGAGTTAGGTATTCCTTGCGTTATTGGTACTGGAGATGCTACAGAGATAATAAAAGATGGACAGGAAATTACAGTAGATTGTAGTGAAGGAGAGGTAGGATATGTATATGATGGGATTATTCCATTTGAAATTGAGCATATAGATTTAAAAACATTACCAAAGACAAAAACAAAAGTTATGATGAATGTTGGTATTCCTGAAAAAGCCTTTTTACAAGGTCAAATTCCTTGTGATGGTGTTGGATTGGCTAGAGAAGAATTTATTATCAATTCTCACATAGGTATTCATCCTCTTGCCCTCATCCATTTTGAAGAATTAAAGAAACAAGCAACTACTGATCCTCAAATTGCTAAAATAGTAGCTGAAATAGAAGAAAAAACAAAAGGTTATCCTAACAAAGAAGCTTATTTTGTAGAAAAACTTGCCAGTGGCATTGCCCGAATTGCAGCTGCTTTTTATCCAAATGATGTGATTGTGCGTCTTTCTGACTTTAAAACTAATGAATATGCAAATTTGATTGGAGGGCAACTTTATGAGCCACATGAACATAATCCTATGATTGGTTGGAGAGGGGCTTCACGATATTATGATGAAAAATTTAAACCTGCTTTTGGACTTGAATGTAAGGCGATTTTAAAGGCTAGAAATGAAATGGGTTTAACTAATATTAAAGTAATGATACCATTCTGTCGCACTCCAGAAGAAGGTAAAAAAGTTATAGAGGCAATGAAAGAATTTGGATTAGTACAAGGTGAAAATGGTTTGGAAATTTATGTTATGTGTGAAATTCCTAGCAATGTTGTACTTGCTGATGAATTTGCCAAAATATTTGATGGTTTTTCTATTGGATCTAATGATTTAACTCAACTTACACTTGGCTTAGATAGAGATTCAGAATTGGTATCTTATCTTTATGATGAAAGGAATGAAGCAGTAAAACGTCTTATTTCACAAGTTATTAAAGTAGCTAGAGAAAAAAATAGAAAAATAGGCATTTGTGGCCAAGCACCAAGTGATTTTCCTGAATTTACAGAATTTTTAGTAAAATGTGGTATTAATTCTATTAGTTTAAATCCTGATGTGGTGGTCAAAACAAAATTATTAATAGCAAAGATAGAAAAGGAGTTAGGAATGGCTGAAAGTTAA
- a CDS encoding N-acetylmuramoyl-L-alanine amidase encodes MYRKIFVFIICFGWIFLAQAKAALPPIAFKKIEILPYESGIKIKIRMSGSFTYRYFKLPAKKKNFLRFVIDTQPVYLPKGMKKNFVFSDPRIKKVRVAQFNKKTVRIVIYLKKAFTYKINKKKHNLILFINSPLLKKLICIRSIKVTYPPPQGFKVIIKTTGKPHYKDFILPAISYKNLPPRLVIDLWPAYLPRGIKKKLKISHPLVSGIRLAQFNKKTVRIVFYLKTTKIPYNLSFVKSKLILTAFDIQKPSISLPQVLGLKVKKIVIDPGHGGKDPGAIGYYGLKEKDITLRVARLLKKKLETQLGCEVFLTRNQDKYVSLEKRAEFANKINADLFISIHCNACASRRLQGIETYFVGLTDDTHALAVASRENASLSKRMGELEKILQDLLVRAKIKESAYMAAEIQQGIIKFLTYRGFNPVVNLGVKQAPFYVLIGTKMPAVLVEIGFIDHPKEAKRLRNPKYLVTLVDGIAKGIKDYVSTIEATYRYKSFDKGG; translated from the coding sequence ATGTATCGCAAAATATTTGTTTTTATTATTTGTTTTGGTTGGATTTTTTTAGCTCAAGCAAAAGCTGCCCTCCCTCCAATAGCCTTTAAAAAAATAGAAATTCTCCCTTATGAATCAGGAATAAAAATAAAAATTAGGATGAGTGGTTCTTTTACTTATAGGTATTTCAAATTGCCTGCTAAAAAGAAAAATTTTTTAAGATTCGTGATTGACACTCAGCCAGTTTATTTACCTAAAGGTATGAAAAAAAACTTTGTTTTTTCTGATCCTCGAATAAAAAAGGTTAGAGTTGCTCAGTTTAATAAAAAAACTGTACGTATTGTTATTTATTTAAAAAAAGCTTTTACTTATAAAATTAATAAGAAAAAACATAATTTAATTTTATTTATCAATTCTCCTTTACTTAAAAAATTAATTTGTATTCGTTCTATAAAGGTTACTTATCCTCCACCTCAAGGCTTTAAAGTGATAATTAAAACTACTGGTAAACCTCATTATAAAGATTTTATTTTACCTGCTATTTCTTATAAAAATCTGCCTCCTCGTCTTGTTATAGATTTATGGCCAGCTTATTTACCAAGAGGTATAAAGAAAAAACTTAAAATATCTCATCCCTTAGTATCAGGAATTCGCTTAGCACAATTTAATAAAAAAACAGTAAGGATAGTATTTTATCTTAAAACTACTAAGATTCCATATAATTTGAGTTTTGTTAAATCTAAATTAATTCTAACTGCCTTTGATATTCAAAAACCATCTATCTCTTTACCGCAGGTCTTAGGTCTTAAAGTCAAAAAGATTGTTATTGATCCAGGTCATGGAGGAAAAGATCCAGGAGCTATAGGCTATTATGGATTAAAGGAAAAAGATATAACATTACGAGTTGCTCGTCTTTTAAAGAAAAAATTAGAAACACAATTAGGATGTGAAGTATTTCTTACTCGTAATCAGGATAAATATGTTTCTTTGGAAAAAAGAGCTGAATTTGCTAATAAAATAAATGCTGATCTTTTTATATCCATTCATTGCAATGCTTGTGCTAGTCGTCGTTTACAAGGTATTGAAACTTATTTTGTAGGTTTAACTGATGATACTCATGCTTTAGCTGTAGCTAGTCGTGAGAATGCTTCTTTAAGTAAGCGTATGGGGGAATTAGAAAAAATTTTACAGGATCTGTTAGTAAGGGCAAAAATTAAAGAATCTGCATATATGGCAGCAGAAATTCAACAGGGAATTATTAAATTTCTTACTTATCGTGGATTTAATCCAGTAGTAAATCTGGGAGTAAAACAAGCACCTTTTTATGTGTTAATAGGAACAAAAATGCCTGCTGTTTTGGTTGAAATAGGCTTTATTGATCATCCTAAAGAGGCAAAACGATTACGTAATCCAAAGTATCTAGTTACCCTTGTTGATGGAATTGCAAAAGGTATTAAAGATTATGTCTCTACTATAGAAGCTACTTACAGATATAAATCTTTTGATAAAGGTGGTTAA